In Vicia villosa cultivar HV-30 ecotype Madison, WI unplaced genomic scaffold, Vvil1.0 ctg.000197F_1_1, whole genome shotgun sequence, one genomic interval encodes:
- the LOC131625270 gene encoding serine/threonine-protein kinase STY13-like has translation MKKSESGGYVRADQIDLKSLDEQLQRHLSRAWTMEKKNKEKEDEGSEVVGRSSSNNTRQEWEIDPSKLIIKTVIARGTFGTVHRGVYDGLDVAVKLLDWGEEGHRSDAEIASLRAAFTQEVAVWHKLDHPNVTKFLGATMGTSDLQIQTETGHIGMPSNLCCVVVEYCPGGALKSYLIKNRRRKLAFKVVVQLALDLARGLSYLHIKKIVHRDVKTENMLLDKSRTLKIADFGVARIEASNPHDMTGETGTLGYMAPEVLNGSAYNRKCDVYSFGICLWEIYCCDMPYPDLSFSEVTSAVVRQNLRPEIPRCCPSSLANVMKRCWDANPDKRPEMDEVVIMLEAIDTSKGGGMIPVDQPQSCLCFRKYRGP, from the exons ATGAAGAAGAGTGAGAGTGGTGGATATGTGAGAGCAGATCAAATAGATCTCAAGAGTTTAGATGAACAATTGCAAAGGCATCTTAGTAGAGCATggactatggagaagaagaataagGAGAAAGAAGATGAAGGTAGTGAAGTTGTAGGAAGGTCTTCTTCTAATAATACTAGACAAGAATGGGAGATTGATCCTTCTAAACTTATCATCAAAACTGTCATTGCTCGTGGTACTTTTGGGACTGTTCATCGTGGTGTTTATGACGGTCTTGATGTTGCTG TTAAGCTTCTTGATTGGGGGGAAGAGGGACATCGGTCAGATGCTGAAATTGCCTCATTGAGAGCGGCTTTTACGCAAGAAGTTGCTGTTTGGCACAAGCTTGACCATCCTAATGTAACCAAG TTTCTTGGTGCAACAATGGGAACATCAGACCTACAGATACAAACAGAAACCGGTCATATAGGCATGCCGAGTAatctttgttgtgttgttgttgagtATTGTCCTGGTGGTGCTTTGAAGTCGTATCTAATTAAAAACCGAAGAAGGAAGCTTGCTTTTAAAGTGGTTGTTCAACTAGCTCTTGACCTTGCAAGAGG GTTGAGTTATCTccacataaagaagattgtccataGAGATGTTAAAACAGAAAATATGCTTCTAGACAAGTCACGCACGTTGAAAATCGCTGATTTTGGTGTAGCTCGTATTGAAGCTTCGAATCCTCATGACATGACTGGTGAAACTGGAACGCTTGGTTACATGGCTCCTGAG GTTCTAAATGGTAGTGCATACAATAGAAAATGTGATGTGTATAGTTTTGGAATCTGCTTATGGGAGATATACTGCTGTGACATGCCATATCCTGATCTCAGTTTCTCAGAAGTAACATCAGCTGTTGTAAGACAG AATCTAAGGCCAGAGATTCCGCGATGTTGTCCAAGCTCACTGGCGAACGTGATGAAAAGATGTTGGGATGCTAATCCCGATAAGAGGCCAGAGATGGATGAAGTTGTCATCATGTTGGAAGCCATCGACACTTCAAAGGGTGGAGGTATGATCCCTGTCGATCAGCCACAaagttgtttatgtttccgcAAGTATAGAGGACCTTGA
- the LOC131625268 gene encoding peptidyl-prolyl cis-trans isomerase CYP38, chloroplastic-like — translation MASSIIPRHYCSNFASTPILFHSNTHSKPLNYSFSHTNLGLRTFTTRCSYQPPPTHHSQFDHKHKGKSFCFKQSVISIALAVGLITGVPTLGWTNDAQAANSAISDLSVLISGPPIKDPGALLRYALPIDNKAIREVQKPLEDITESLKISGVKALDSVERNLRQASRALKQGKTLIVSGLAESKKEHGIELLDKLEAGIDEFELILQDRNRSSVGPKQKELLQYVGGIEEDMVDGFPYEVPEEYRNMPLLKGRAAVDMKVKIKDNPNVEECVFHIVLDGYNAPVTAGNFVDLVERHFYDGMEIQRSDGFVVQTGDPEGPAEGFIDPSTEKIRTVPLEIMVEGEKAPVYGETLEELGLYKAQTKLPFNAFGTMAMAREEFEDNSGSSQVFWLLKESELTPSNANILDGRYAVFGYVTENEDFLADLKVGDVIESIQVVSGIDNLANPSYKIAG, via the exons ATGGCATCATCCATCATCCCTCGTCACTACTGTTCCAACTTTGCCTCTACCCCCATTTTGTTTCACTCCAATACTCATTCTAAGCCTCTCAATTACTCTTTTTCTCATACCAATCTTGGACTTCGAACTTTCACTACTCGTTGCTCTTACCAACCACCACCAACCCATCATTCTCAATTTGATCATAAACAT AAAGGGAAGTCGTTTTGCTTCAAGCAAAGTGTGATATCTATAGCACTTGCGGTCGGGTTAATAACGGGAGTTCCTACATTGGGATGGACTAACGATGCTCAAGCAGCTAACTCTGCGATATCTGATCTGTCTGTATTGATATCTGGACCACCAATTAAGGATCCCGGGGCATTGTTGAGATATGCGCTTCCTATTGACAATAAGGCGATTAGAGAAGTGCAAAAACCGCTCGAAGATATTACAGAAAGTCTCAAGATTTCTGGTGTCAAGGCACTTGACTCTGTCGAAAGA AATTTGAGGCAAGCATCTCGAGCTCTCAAGCAAGGGAAGACTTTAATTGTATCGGGTTTAGCTGAGTCAAAGAAAGAACATGGAATTGAACTACTTGATAAGCTGGAAGCTGGTATCGATGAGTTTGAACTGATATTACAAGATAGGAATCGAAGCTCTGTTGGACCAAAACAGAAAGAACTTCTTCAATATGTTGGAGG TATTGAAGAAGACATGGTAGACGGATTTCCATACGAAGTGCCTGAGGAATACCGAAACATGCCTTTATTGAAAGGGAGAGCAGCTGTAGATATGAAGGTCAAGATTAAAGACAATCCAAACGTGGAGGAATGTGTTTTTCACATAGTTCTTGATGGTTATAATGCCCCCGTAACTGCAGGCAATTTTGTCGACTTGGTAGAAAGACACTTCTATGATGGCATGGAGATTCAGAGAT CGGACGGGTTTGTTGTCCAAACGGGTGACCCTGAAGGTCCTGCCGAGGGTTTTATCGATCCTAGTACCGAGAAAATAAGGACTGTGCCTTTAGAAATTATGGTAGAGGGAGAAAAGGCGCCTGTTTATGGAGAAACTCTAGAG GAGCTTGGTCTATACAAGGCTCAGACAAAGCTTCCGTTTAATGCATTTGGGACAATGGCAATGGCAAGAGAG GAATTTGAGGACAACTCTGGCTCTAGCCAAGTATTTTGGCTATTGAAAGAAAGTGAGCTAACTCCGAGCAATGCCAATATATTGGATGGTAGATATGCTGTTTTTGGCTATGTAACAGAAAATGAAGATTTCTTAGCAGACCTTAAGGTTGGTGATGTCATAGAATCTATTCAAGTTGTTTCTGGTATAGATAACTTGGCGAATCCAAGTTACAAGATTGCTGGTTAA
- the LOC131625259 gene encoding bidirectional sugar transporter SWEET7b-like, with translation MVSASIARNIVGIIGNVISFGLFFSPAPTFYKIIKKKDVEEFKPDPYIATVLNCAFWVFYGLPFVHPNSLLVVTINGVGLVFEFVYLTIFYVYANNKGRKKLLLYLLIEAIFFAVIVLITMFALHGTTRRSLVVGIICDIFNIMMYVSPLTVMAKVIKTRSVEYMPFWLSLANFLNGLCWTSYALIHPLDIYVLISNGIGVISGLIQLLLYAYFWCKGGNKDEVEDHVPKPAVAAV, from the exons ATGGTGAGCGCTTCAATAGCTCGTAACATTGTTGGAATCATAG GGAATGTTATCTCCTTCGGATTGTTCTTCTCGCCAGC CCCgactttttataaaattataaaaaagaaagatGTGGAGGAATTCAAGCCTGATCCATACATCGCAACTGTGTTGAATTGTGCGTTTTGGGTGTTCTATGGATTACCTTTTGTGCACCCAAATAGTCTTTTGGTGGTTACTATCAATGGTGTTGGACTTGTTTTCGAGTTCGTCTATCTCACCATATTCTATGTCTATGCCAACAACAAAGGAAGG AAGAAGCTGCTTCTTTATCTTCTCATTGAGGCTATTTTCTTTGCTGTCATTGTTCTTATAACAATGTTTGCACTACATGGCACTACCAGAAGATCTTTGGTGGTTGGTATTATTTGTGATATCTTCAACATAATGATGTATGTCTCTCCTCTTACTGTCATG GCAAAGGTTATCAAAACTAGGAGTGTTGAATACATGCCATTCTGGCTCTCTTTGGCTAACTTTCTTAATGGATTGTGCTGGACATCATATGCTCTCATTCACCCTCTCGACATTTATGTTCTG ATCAGCAATGGTATTGGAGTAATTTCTGGACTTATTCAGCTTCTTCTATATGCTTATTTCTGGTGCAAGGGTGGAAATAAAGATGAAGTTGAAGATCATGTTCCAAAACCAGCTGTAGCTGCAGTTTGA
- the LOC131625267 gene encoding caltractin-like, with amino-acid sequence MSSIHRGDSRRFNNNKPRARHHLTTQKRQEIKEAFELFDTDGSGTIDAKELNVAMRALGFEMTEEQIEQMIADVDKDGSGAIDYDEFEHMMTAKIGERDTKEELMKAFHIIDQDKNGKISASDIKRIAKELGQNFTDREIQEMVDEADQNNDREVDPEEFVTMMNRTSFRH; translated from the exons ATG TCATCTATACATAGAGGAGATTCCAGAAGGTTCAACAATAATAAACCAAGAGCGCGGCACCACTTGACAACGCAGAAGAGACAGGAGATCAAGGAAGCTTTTGAACTATTCGACACCGATGGCTCAG GTACTATTGATGCTAAGGAGCTGAATGTTGCAATGAG AGCCCTTGGATTTGAGATGACGGAAGAG CAAATTGAGCAAATGATAGCAGATGTCGACAAGGATGGAAGTGGAGCTATTGATTATGATGAATTTGAGCACATGATGACAGCCAAAATAGGAGAAAGGGACACTAAAGAAGAGCTCATGAAAGCTTTCCATATTATTGATCAAGACAAAAAT GGTAAGATATCTGCATCTGACATCAAGCGCATTGCAAAAGAGCTTGGTCAAAATTTTACTGATAGAGAGATTCAGGAGATGGTTGATGAAGCAGATCAAAATA ATGATCGAGAGGTTGATCCAGAGGAGTTTGTCACGATGATGAACAGAACAAGCTTCCGTCACTAG